GTTCGTTGACTTTTTCGGAGTTGCAATGGACCAAATTTATAATCAAATGGCAAAGCTGAGATATATGTCTGGTGGACAATTAAAGGTGCCACTTACCTTAAGAGCACCAATAGGTGCGGGAATAAGTGCTGCTGCACAGCATTCACAGACGCTTTATTCCATATTTGCGCATGTACCGGGATTAAAAGTAGTTGTACCATCTACACCTTATGACGCTAAAGGTTTATTGATATCATCTATCCGTGATGATAATCCGGTTATATTTTTAGAACATAAGGTGCTATATGGTATAAAAGGTGAGGTACCAGAAGAGGAATACACTATACCACTGGGAAAAGCGGATATAAAAAGAGAAGGAGAGGACGTTACAATAATTGGTTTAGCTAGGACAGTATGGCATAGTTTAGAGGCTGCAGAACAATTATCTAAAGAGGGAATAAGTGCAGAAGTAATAGATGCGAGAACAATAGTGCCTTTTGATAAGGAAACAATAATTAAATCAGTTAAGAAGACTGGAAGAGTAGTGATAGTGGATGAAGACTATGATAGATGTGGATTTGCTTCCTGGGTTTCCGCAATAATTGCAGATGAAGCTTTTGAGTATTTAGATGCTCCAATAAAGAGAATAACGACACCAAATGTACCTATACCGTTTAGCCCTCCCTTAGAACAATACATTTTACCGGACTCCAAGAAAATCATTAATACGGTTAAATCAATACTGGGGTAACTTCCAATTGCCATCAATAGGGATTGTAATTAATCCAGAATCTGGAAGAGATATTAGAAGGATAGTTGGCAAGGCATCTTTCGTGACAAGTTATATGAAAATTGATGTGATAAAACGATTCCTTTTAGGCTTAGACTCAACAAGTTCAGTAGATGAAGTCATATTTATGCCTGATTTTTATGGAATAAGTTTTGATATAATTAATGAAATTAAGGATAATGTAAGCTTCGAGTTAAGTACAATAGATATGAAAGTTGAGAATTCCGCTAATGATACAATTAACGCTGCAAGATATATGGTAAATAGTGGGATAGATATGATAGTGAGTGCAGGTGGGGATGGTACCCTTAGAGCAGTTTATAAAGGGGCAGGAGATAAAGTTCCAATATTGGGACTTTCCTTAGGTACTAATAACGTTTTAGGCGCTTCATACGAACCAACCGTCTTAGGAATAATGTTAGGGTTACTAGTCCGTAATATTAACCCAGATGTTATAGACAAGACCAAAACTATAAAGATCCTAGTTAATGATGAATTTAGAGACTTGGCGTTAGTCGACTTAACATTAGTTGATGGTTGGTATATAGGAGCAAAGGCCATATGGGATGAGTACTCTTTAAGGTATGCATTTATCTCTAAAGGAGAATTAGGAGATATAGGAATACCATCAATAGCCAGTTTCATTAAGCCTATCGGTTTTCAGGATGATTTTGGCCTAATGATAGAGTTTGGTATAGGTAATAGGATAAACGCTATACTTGCGCCAGGATTAGTAAAACAAGTATTTATAAAGGAAATTAAAACGTTAAGAGTAGGTCAAGAAATATCTATACCTAGTGGGAATTATGTTGTAGCGTTTGATGGGGAAAAGGAAATGGTAGTTAACAGTAATGATGAGATAAAAATTAAAATAGATAGAGATGGACCTTTCTTAATTAACGTACCTAGAGCATTAAGTTATATTAGTAGCTATTATAAAAAAGGAGGAGGTGAAATAGAATGGGTAAAGAAGTACTAATGCCCAAATTAGGACTAACTATGACTAAAGGAAAAATTGTTCAATGGAAGAAAAAAGAAGGGGATAGAGTTCAAGAAGGAGAAGATTTAGTTGTAATTGAAACTGAGAAAATAACAACCACAGTAAAAGCCCCAATAAGTGGTGTTTTACTTAAAATTTACGCTAAGGAGGGAGAAGAAGTTCCAGTAGGTCAAATAATAGCATTTATAGGGGAAATTGGAGAACAACCACCATCAATTGCACCTTCCAAGCCCACTATATCAGTAGAATCTCAAAAGCCTATCCAAACTAAAACTGAAGAAGTAAAAGTAACTGAAGTAAGAGCTTCGCCAAGAGCTAGAAGACTTGCAAAAGAGAAAGGCATAGATTTAACCATGGTTAAAGGCACTGGTCCTGGAGGTATGATAACTGAGGAGGATGTTCTGAGAGAATTAGAAGTCATTGAGAAACAGATGAAATTCACTGCTACTGGTCTTAGGGTCAAAGAAGTAATACCAATGAGTCCCATGAGACAAGAGATAAGTAGAAGAATGGTTCAAAGCCTTCAATCTATGGCCCAAGTAACATTAAGTATGGAAATAAACGCTAACTCAATAGTAAAATTAAAGGAAGAAGTAGAAAATAGGAATAATGTAAAGATAACTTATACTGATATTCTAATAAAGGTGGTAGCAATCTTACTTAGAAATCATCCATATCTTAATGCAACCTTAGAAGGAGATCAAATAAAGATAATTGAGGAAATTAACATAGGAGTAGCAGTGGCTTTAGATCAAGGATTAATAGTTCCAGTAATAAGAAACGCAGACACTAAATCAATTATAGAGATATCTAAAGAAAGTCATGAACTCGCAAATAAAGCCAGAGAAAATAAGCTAACTCCAGACGAGGTTGTGGGAGGAACATTTACCATTAGTAATTTAGGCATGTATGACATTGACTCTTTCACACCAATTATAAATCCACCGCAAACTGCTATATTAGGAGTAGGCAGAATAAAGAAAGCACCAATAGTAACGAATGATAGTATATCAGTAGGTTACACTATGTGGCTGAGTCTTACATTTGATCATAGAGTCATAGACGGTCATACTGCAGCTAAGTTCTTAAAAGAGCTTTCGGAAATACTAGAAGATGAAAATAAATTGAAGAGTATAATTAGTTAACTTTATATTAAATTCCATAAACTTCTTTTTTAAGTTTTTTAGGGAAATGACTGTCAAGAGTATCTTACATAACCTTGCTAGCTTCCATATTGAAATATCTAAAATAACATACCACATATTACTCCTTATTCATCTTTAACAGAATACAAAAATGATCATTGCTTTCCTTTTCAGTTTCAGTTGAGAGAAGCTTAGAGAAAGCTTTGAAAGTGTCAAACCATTAAGGCTAAGAAATATCAAGTCTATTCTGGATTCTACTGAAATTGATTTTCATTACAATTCTAAATAGGAAATATCGTTAGGGAAAAATGCTTAGCAAATGTATTGACAATAAAATAGCGTAAAAATTCCTCATCATTTTATTAACGAAATTGCATAAAGGGTTTAATCAAAATGATATGAAACTTTATATAAATGAAAAATATACATATTTATTTATGAAAGTTGTGATAGTAGGTGCAGGTCCAGCTGGAATTTATGCCGCATTAAACTTGTCTAAGCATGCAAAGGTTACCCTAATAGAGAGAGAAGAAAGATTAGGAGGTACTTGCGTACTTTACGGTTGCATACCCACTAAATCTATGCTTCATCCTTTAATATCTTTAAAACAAAAAACTGAATTTACTTTACATAGTCTCAGAGAGAATGCCATAAATTCTATAAACACAATAAGTAAAAATTTAGAACAATTATTACTTAGCCATGATATAGAAGTTATCCACGCTAACGGTTTTTTAAGATCATCTATCGTTAATGCGGGAAACACATCACTTGCAGCTGATAAAATTTTAATCACAACGGGGACAAGAAGGGAAAAATTGGACGGTATTAGATTTACTGAAGATTTAGCTTATAGTAAAGATGATTATAACAGTGTAATTGTGGTAGGTGGAGATGTAGGTGGGATAGAATTAAGCTGGATGATGCGAAAATTAGGAAAAGAGGTCCACTTAATTGATAAGAATAACGCACTTTTGCAGAATGTTGATAATACACTTTCTGAGATAGTAACAAATTATTTAGCTCAGATGGGTGTAAAATTGCATTTGGGAAGAAGTACGTCTAAAATAAACTCCAACTCAGTAGTATTAGAGAGCGGTGAAATAATTTCAGCAGATTCAGTATTCGTCACTTTTGGCAGGAAACCCAATATTGAAGGATTTGAAGAAATTGCCCATAACAAATACATTAATGTTGATGAGTATTTGAGAACACAAGTTCCCAATATCTATGCTGCAGGAGATATAATAGGAACGTTTACTGCACATGAGGCAATATACGGTGGTATTATAGCAGCTAGGAATATTCTGGGTGAAAACAGAGAATTCCTAGTAGAAGGGATACCAAAAGTCATATACATACATCCTCAAATAGCATATGTGGGTGTAATGAGTGGTAAATGCGTCACGTTAAATACATTAAGTTTAACTAGGACTATAATAGAAAGGGAAGATGAGGGATTCCTGAAACTATGCGCAAGAGATGATAGGATAACTGGAGCTGTAGCGTTTATGCCGAATGCTGAAGATGTGATTTCAATTATTTCAATTCTAATACGATATCAAATACCTTTAAAGGATGCTGTGAACCTTGTCTTACCACATCCTTCCTATTTAGAAGCAGTAACTGAAGCTTTGATGAAATTGGAGAGTTAAGAATTGCTTAACTTAAAATTATCTATAATTTAACTTCAAAGATAATTTGTGGTATATCTGTAAATTACCTCAACTTAGTACGCTATCTTCACCCGAAGAGAATGCAAAAATTAATATACTCTATAAATTGTTATGGAAGAAATGTTATTCAGATAATTTGAAGTTCGATATAATTTTAATTTTCAATTTATTATGTATTATAAATTCAATTAAAAGTACTTGTACTCAAATTGATTTTATAATATCTTTTGTCGAATACACTTTAGTCAAATATGCATACCTTAAATATTTAAGGCCAAGAAAATGTTGCGCATCAGTGAAACTATTTACTGCATCATGTGGTATAATTATTTCGTATCCTCTGAAGAACGCATCAGCTGCTGTATGTCTGACGCAAATATCCGTATGCAATCCAGTTAAGATTAAAGTGTTAGCTCCTTCTCCATTATAAAGAGCCCTTAAGATGGAGTCTAGATCTGTATTGTAAAAACCTGAATAACTAGTTTTAGGTACGATGAAATCCACAGTTTTAGGTTCTAATTCTTTTATAACTTCGGCTCCTTTAGTTCCCCTTATCGCGTGCTCTCCCCATCTATGTATTTCAAAATCTGTTACTCTATGCGAATCGTTTGAGTATATTACAGGTATTGAGTGCTCCCTAGCCCAATCCAGTATTGATTGAATGTTAGGAATTATACTCTTAAATCTCTCTCCGCCTAACTTACCATATACAAAATCATTAAGCATGTCAATTACTATTACAGCATATCTCCTCTTATTATCGTAAACGAAAGCTTCCTTTACATCGTTATAGATTTCACTTAAATTAACACTAATATTCTTGAACACTTCTTCCAATCCTTTTCCGTGTTCTATTGCCATAAACTATAATTAATGAGGTAGGTTAAAAATCTTACGAACATAAGTTCGATTAGAAATATCCTTTTTTACTTTATTATAAATAATTTTTATCTTAAAGTTATTTTATAGAGTCCTCCAATTAGCGTTAATATGCCTTGTGGGGTATTTGTAAACTATCTGGTTTGGTACGTTCTTCTCGCTATGAAGAGAATATGAAAGAGTAACGTAGATGTTAAAAAACTCCACAAAGTAGCGTTAATATCAACATAAAGGCTCTTATTTAATAGAAGTCGCAATATACCACATTTTGAAGTTTCTTATTTCACAGTTTTTGCACAGTTCCTTCAATATTTTCTCTACTTTTTCTGGTTCAAAGAAATCTGATTTATTATGAGGAGTTGAAAAAGGTAATACATGAGCGTCAGGAGTGTAATCAACTAATATAATACTACCTCCCTTTTTTTGTTACACGTACCATTTCCCTTATACCATTTTCTATGGAAGTCATATGATGAAGAAGCATAACAGAAACTACGTAGTCAAAGTATTCGTCTGGAAATGGGAGATCTTCAGCTATACCCTGCTTAAAATAGATACCGTCAGTCAATTTTTCCTTTTCTAATTCTAACTTAACCTTTTCTATCGCTTCAGCATCGGCATCGATTGACCAGATTTCTCTGGGTGGAGGTATTATACTAGATAAGAACCTAACATTTCTTCCAAACCCAGTTCCTACATCTAACACCCTTAAGTTACTTTTAATCTTTATTTTAGAAGCTATTTCCCTTCTTATATCTTCTCCAAACCCGTGAAAATCAGAAGAGGGCTGATTAGACGAGCTGACTTTCTTACCTTTATGAATCATATAATATTATAATGTATTTAAGGTATATATCTTTTTTATGAGCATCATATGATTTAAAATCTCAATATCATAACCCTACAATAAAATCCTATCCTAGCTTCTTTCTGCAAATATAAAAATCCATCAGATTGTTAGAGGTGAAACATGTAACGCCTCAACCCTCGTATTGGAGCTTATCGAAATGACGAAAACCGCTCATCCTCCATAACGGTAGTCTACAAATTCAATTCACGAAAAATATTACTTGAGATTTATTTTGAGCTAGCATAAAAAAATTAAAAACTTAAAAAATAAATTGAATTCAAAGAGAGAAAAACATTTGTGAGAGCGTTCAGTAATAAATCTTTCTGTAAAAAATTTTGCATACTCTTATCGTTATCATCTATCATTATTATCGTTCTTTTGAATCTATTCTTGTACCTTATTATCTCGCCATCAAGAAACTCTAGGTATGACACTAGTTCCTTTTCTATTGGTTTTTCCCTCACTTACCATGCTTATCAATTTTTCTGCGTCGTTATAATCGCTTTTCTTTCTCTTAGATCCTTATTTCTTGCTATTAAGTTTAGGTGGGTTTATCCCACGCGAATAACAAAACAAATTGTGGAAAGCTAGCGATATCTATTGGTATACATTATTTTAGTTCTTTCGGTGCCCTAGGGTATTTTTCCCATAATTTGGGATCATGGGAGACTATTATATTTGTTCTTGGCAATTTCATGATGGCCTTAAGCAATCTTATCCTAGTATAATATTCTTCTGCATTCCCTAAAAGCCAACCTTTGCTTTCAAAATCGAATTCTTCTGGTACGTGTATGAAATCTCCAGTAAGTATATAATTATTATCGTTTTGAGTCCTGACTTTTAATAACATTGAACCAGGGGTATGACCACCAAATAGGTAAAGTTCTACTCCCGGTAATATTTCCAAATATTCATTTGTTATAGGTACTATGTTCATCTCGCGTAATATTTCTAAGTCTTTCAGCAAATAAGGGACTGATTTATTCAACCAAACATTTAATAAAGCATGTTTGAGTTCTCTTTCATGAACTATTACTGAAGGTTTGGCGCTCTTAAATAAGTCTAGGTTTCCTGTATGGTCTAGATGTAAATGAGAAAAGACAATGAAGTGTACATCTTCTGGCTTTAGACCTATACTTTTTAGTTGATTTTCTATTTTATTTTCCTCAGAGAATTTAGTTATTGGAAATACATTTAACGCAATTGGCGGCCAACTATCTTTTACTTTCTCTGAAATACCCGTATCAAAGAGAATTATACCATCCTTATGTTCTATTACGGCACTCATTACACTCACTTCAATCCAATTTCTTGGTTTAGGATTATTTTTCATTTCATCTACTGTCATAGGAGTAGGGAGAAACCAAGCTAAATCCGCACCTATTTTTCCATGATCTAGCAAATAAATTTTATTAACACTCATATCTATCTTTTGATTTTTATGGTTTAAAATTTTTGCTATAATAAACTATAATACTCATCTAGTAAAATTTCTAACAATATTTTCTCGGATTTCCTTATATGATATAGAAGAGTATTTGGTCTTATACCTAACTCCTTACTTAGTATTGATAAGTTACAGTTTTTAGGATATTCAAACAATCCCTTATCGTAAGCAATTTTAAGAAATTTCATGTTCCTATCAGTCAACTTATCTATTAGATTCTCTACTTTCTCTAATTCCATCTTTTTGAATGAAAGAAGATTGGACATTTTCTCTAATTTTTCACTAAGACTAGATATTAGAGAGGATTTAACAATTATTTTCCATTTTTCTATTCCATGAAATATTCTATGTGATAGTACTAAAGAGTTTGCTTCGTAAAGTAAATTCGATATGGAGTTCCGTTTTGGGTATATGAATTCCATTATAAAGCCGTAATTATCCAAAAAATCTAATCTAATTATTTTAATACTATTATTATTTCTTAATTCCCTAATTAAGTCCTTGGAGTCCTTACCTATAACCATAACCTTCGAGGAGAAAATGTCTTCATTGTCGAATTCTTGGGACAACAACTTAATGTTAACGTTGTACTTAGCAGTAAGTTCAGTCCAACAGTTTGGGTGGAGGAGATCAACGGATAATACTGAAAATTTTTCCATAATTTAACTTAATAAATAAAAGTATAAAAAATTTATGGAGTATACCACGATAATGGATATGATGAATCATCTATTTCCTTAGCATATATAGAGATTTTTAGCCTTTTTTGCGTCTCAACCATTACTGCAACTTCGTCATTGTAAGTTCCCCTTTTATTAAGACTTGATTCTAATGCACCAGGCTGTGGACCATGAACATGACCACCTCTATGTAGTGTTATATCACCTTTACCTATTCCTCTTCTGCTCATAAATTGTCCTGATGAATAGAAGATAACCTCATCAGCATCTACATTATTATGGTAATATGATATGGGAATTGACTGTGGATGATAATCGAAGAGCCTTGAAACAAATGTACAGATAACAAAACTATTAGCCGTAAAAGTAGTATACACTGTGGGTGGTTGATGTAGTTTACCAGTAATAGGTTCTAAATCGTACACGCTCAAAGCAAATGGATAAAGATATCCATCCCAGCCTATTACATCGAATGGATGTGTGTCTAAATCTACAAATTGAAAACCATTTACTGTTTTAATAACTAATTTATAGTTTCCCTTCTCATTATATGTCTTTAGGCTAGGTAACCTTATGTCTCTATTATAATAGAAAGAACCCTCAATTAACTGTCCATACTCGTTTCTATAGTCTTTGGGAATTTCAATCTGTTTACCTTCAATTATAAATAACTCAGAATATTTCTTAAATGTGAATGTGTATGTAGTTCCTCTTGGAATAACTAAATAATCACCTGGCTTTAGGTCTAATTCTCCAAATTCACTTCTAAACGAGACCTCTCCCTCATGGACGTAATATACTTCATCAAAATCAGCATTCCTGTAAAATAACTTACTCTCCCCCTCATCTATTTTAGCATAGGATAGAAAAGTATCATCATTGAAGAGCAATAAAATACGATCTAAGAAAACATCATTAGACTTTCTTAATTTCAAGGTAGATAACTTATGATGTCTATACCCTGAATCTTTCCACTCTTCAATAACGTTATTCTTCCACTCTCCTAATTTAACTATTCTTGTGGGGGGATTTATGTGATAGAGGAGAGAATATCTACCGCTAAATCCATTTAATCCAAAAACTTCTTCTCTCACTAATTTTTCATCTTTTGTAAATACGGTATGCCTCTTTCTAGGAACTTCACCTTGTCTATAGTAGAATACCATGTATATATTACTTTTAAAGTGGTATTATAAGCATATAATAGAAAAGTTTCAATGAAATGTTTATTTTAAAGGTATATTAAAGAGTATTATATGGTAGAAGAAAAGATAAAACCCGAGTTATTTTGGGTAATGGATTATTATTCTGAATCGGGATTAACAAAAAAGGATTATTATGAGCAAGTAGCAAAGGAAGTAGAGTTTGCGGAGAAATTAGGCTTTAGAGGAGTATGGATAGCAGAACATCATTTCATAGATTACGGCATAGTTCCATCTGCACCTATATACTTATCTTATTTAGCCACTAGAACTAAAAGTATAAGAATTGGACCTGCTGTTTCCACAATAGTATTTAGAAATCCAGTACAGGTTGCTGAGGATTATTCACTGCTGGATACGCTATCAAATGGAAGATTAAATTTAGCCATGGGAAGTGGGTACTTAAAGCATGAATTTGCTGGGTTTAATATACCTCAAGAAGCTAAGAGAGAGATTTTTGACGAAGCGTTAGAGATAATTCTTAGACTAATGAAAGGAGAGAAAGTAAACTTCCATGGCAAATACTTCAAATATGAAAATATAGGGATAAACGTATTGCCCATACAAAAACCCCATCCACCTATTTGGATAGCAGTACTTAGAGCTGAGGCAGCTTACCATGTGGGAAAGAAGGGATTTAACTTAATGATGATACCATATGCGACTGTAGACAGGATAGAAGATATAGTACCGGTAATAAATTCGTATAGAGAAGGTATAAAAGGGAGTAATGCCAGCACAGAAATTTCATTAGCGTTCCACACTCACATCTCTAAATCTTTCCATGATGCAGTAGAGGAATCTAAAGAATATTTACATAGGTATGTATTTTCTAGGCTTTACGCTAAAAGGAGAACATTAGATGAACTATATAATAGTGGATTACTGTTATTGGGAAGTCCAGACGACGTTGCAAATCAAATTTATAAAATATGGAAACTGTCTGGGCTTAATAGGATAATGTTCCTAGTTGATTATGGTATGAAACCATTTACTCTAGTTACTGATATTCTCACTAATATAAGAGAGAAAGTTGCTAAAAGTCTCGAAACTAAAGGCCTTATACTCGACTTTGAGGACAAGTGAAAAATATCATTTTTACCATCAAAAATACAGATCATTACCTTTTTCCTAAATATGGGTTTTCAAAACTTACATTACTTTAAACATTCTCCAACAATAATGACGTGCTAAACTACTGTGGTTTAATGCCAAACCACAAAGCCAAATCTGATCATCCCATTTTTGGTATCATCAATGATTCAGCGTAAGCCATACTTCTGAGCAACTTGGCCGTATTTCCCTCTACGTAATTTTCTCCAAAATCTCCGAAGAATTTATCCCCGATTCTTATTATTGTAGCGATCCTTTTAGGTTTAAATTTAATTTCTTCCCCTAATGCATTTTTCATTGAAATTCTCCCTGAACTAACAGCTACATCAGCTGACATCGGTATATCAATTTCTTCAAATGTTGCACAATCTCCAGCTCCGAACACGTTTTTATGTTCCACAGACTTTAAGTACTCATCAACGATAAGTCTATGATTCTTGTTTTTATGTTGAAATGCATCAATTAATACTGGACCCTTTAGTCCACCAGCGAAGATAGTTAATTCCGACTTAATTTCACCATGAGTAGTTAGAACGGAATTTTTCTTAATTTCTAAGGCTTCAACTCCAAGTAGCAAATTAACTCCTAACTCCGTTAGAATTTTCTTAGCTGTATTTGAGGATGCGGTAGTCATAGTTGGTAATAGTCTATCTCTCCTTTGAATGAGCGTTATTCTTTTACCAGTAACATTAGAGGCAATATTGCCTGCTAGTTCGACACCGGACGCTCCACCACCAATAATTACTATATCCCTAACCTCTTGTATTCTCTTCTTCAACTCTAACGCATCTTGGAGATTCTCTATTTTATGTGCATACTCTTTTGCTCCCTTTAATCTGGGGAGGTTTTGTTGATGCCCTAAACTTATTATTACCTTATCATATGAAATTGATTGACCGTTACTGAGAATTATCCTCCTTTCGTTAAAATCTATTTTAACTACTTCTCCTACTAACACTTTTTCATATTTTACTCTTATATCATCGATATTTTTTAACCCACACGCGAAATCAATAATCCAAGGAGTTAATAGGAAATAATCCTTTTTATCTATCAATAGAGAATTCTTGTTTTGATTATAAGCTGATATTCCTGCAAATCCACCACCTACTATGACAATCATTTAGATCCCTTGTAGCTTTTCTCTAAATATAGAAAGTATATATTCTCCTGCTTGTTTGAATGTTAATTTTGGTGGCATTGGTCTTTCATTAGGGTCTACAATTGCATCCAAAACGGCAGGACCTTCAAAATTTAAGAACTCCTCTATTACTTGCTCAGCATCTTTTGGTTCTTCTAATCTAAAACCTTTAAAACCAATTGCCTCAGCTAATTTTATAAAATCTGGATTATATAAATCAACCCCCCATTCTGGATAGCCCATTACTTCTTGCTCGAATTTTATCATCCCCAGTTTAGAGTTGTTGTATATAACTATCTTTACTGGAAGATCATATTTCTTAGCTGTTATCATTTCCATCATTGTCATTGTAAATCCTCCATCCCCTGTAAATGAAATAACTTGCCTTTGATTATTAACTGCAAAAGATGCACCAACTGCGCCGGGTACTCCTATACCCATAGAGCCTAACCAAGCGGAGAAAACGAAAGTTTGCTCACCAGATGCTCTGAAATGTCTTGCGGTCCACATCGTAACATTTCCGGTATCTGTGATAATTACAGCATCTTTTTTACATTTCTGAGATACTAAATAAGCTATCCTCTGTGGTTTCATTGGCTTTTCTAGACTATTTTCTTGTTTACTTAATGAATCTAACCAATCTTCTTTAGCTCCCTTCATTTCCTCATAAAACTTATCCTTTTTCTCATCTACCTCAATGTCTAAGAAAGAGCTAACTGGCACCGTATATGCTATGTCTACTCCTATTCTTTTACCTATATTACTGCTTTCTATGTCAACTTGTATTACCTTCGCATCCTCAGATAGAAAATTAACATAAGGAAATGAGGTCCCTAGCATTATTAACAAATCAG
The nucleotide sequence above comes from Sulfolobus tengchongensis. Encoded proteins:
- a CDS encoding LLM class flavin-dependent oxidoreductase, with amino-acid sequence MVEEKIKPELFWVMDYYSESGLTKKDYYEQVAKEVEFAEKLGFRGVWIAEHHFIDYGIVPSAPIYLSYLATRTKSIRIGPAVSTIVFRNPVQVAEDYSLLDTLSNGRLNLAMGSGYLKHEFAGFNIPQEAKREIFDEALEIILRLMKGEKVNFHGKYFKYENIGINVLPIQKPHPPIWIAVLRAEAAYHVGKKGFNLMMIPYATVDRIEDIVPVINSYREGIKGSNASTEISLAFHTHISKSFHDAVEESKEYLHRYVFSRLYAKRRTLDELYNSGLLLLGSPDDVANQIYKIWKLSGLNRIMFLVDYGMKPFTLVTDILTNIREKVAKSLETKGLILDFEDK
- a CDS encoding NAD(P)/FAD-dependent oxidoreductase → MIVIVGGGFAGISAYNQNKNSLLIDKKDYFLLTPWIIDFACGLKNIDDIRVKYEKVLVGEVVKIDFNERRIILSNGQSISYDKVIISLGHQQNLPRLKGAKEYAHKIENLQDALELKKRIQEVRDIVIIGGGASGVELAGNIASNVTGKRITLIQRRDRLLPTMTTASSNTAKKILTELGVNLLLGVEALEIKKNSVLTTHGEIKSELTIFAGGLKGPVLIDAFQHKNKNHRLIVDEYLKSVEHKNVFGAGDCATFEEIDIPMSADVAVSSGRISMKNALGEEIKFKPKRIATIIRIGDKFFGDFGENYVEGNTAKLLRSMAYAESLMIPKMG
- a CDS encoding pyruvate oxidase; the encoded protein is MPSVAEVIVKVLEENGIERVYGIPGDSIDPLVDAIRKSNSVKYIQTRHEEGAAFASSVEAKITGRPVACMGTSGPGSIHLLNGLYDAKMDHAAVIAFTGQVESDMIGHDYFQEVNLVKLFDDVAVYNQIIINPENAEYITRRAIREAISKRGVAHINLPVDILRKSSSYKGSKKTEEPKVEYHIDFSKAKELVKESERPVILIGGGAKGTSEKLNKFSEKIGAPVIYALNGKGILPDLDPKVMGGIGLLGTKPSIEAMDKTDLLIMLGTSFPYVNFLSEDAKVIQVDIESSNIGKRIGVDIAYTVPVSSFLDIEVDEKKDKFYEEMKGAKEDWLDSLSKQENSLEKPMKPQRIAYLVSQKCKKDAVIITDTGNVTMWTARHFRASGEQTFVFSAWLGSMGIGVPGAVGASFAVNNQRQVISFTGDGGFTMTMMEMITAKKYDLPVKIVIYNNSKLGMIKFEQEVMGYPEWGVDLYNPDFIKLAEAIGFKGFRLEEPKDAEQVIEEFLNFEGPAVLDAIVDPNERPMPPKLTFKQAGEYILSIFREKLQGI